A genomic region of Notamacropus eugenii isolate mMacEug1 chromosome 3, mMacEug1.pri_v2, whole genome shotgun sequence contains the following coding sequences:
- the STEAP4 gene encoding metalloreductase STEAP4 isoform X2 gives MEKPFLKETSFAMKMSSSHNQETVCVFGTGDFGKSLGNKMFQCGYSVVFGSRNPGLSGLHPKGIEVLSYAEAARRSDLIIVAVHREHYNFLTELAEELNGKTLVDVSNNLKINQYPESNAEYLAELVPGAKIVKAFNTISAWALQSGTLDASRQVFVCGDDKEAKQRVMDIGCTLGLTPMDQGSLKVAKEIENYPLQLFPMWKFPLYLSAALCIFYFVYCMLREVIYPYIHEKKDNTFFLAISIPNRMCPGVALNLLALVYLPGIIAAILQLYRGTKYSRFPNWLDHWMLCRKQLGLVALAFAFLHVMYTLVIPIRHYVRWKWSNSVISQIKTNKTNPFNVTNAWLSDSYLALGILGFFLFVLLGITSLPSVSNTVNWREFRFIQLPKTGSQGDAHQLGNG, from the exons ATGGAGAAACCCTTTTTAAAGGAGACTTCTTTTGCCATGAAAATGAGCTCTTCCCATAATCAAGAGACAGTGTGTGTGTTTGGAACGGGAGACTTTGGAAAATCACTAGGCAATAAGATGTTCCAGTGTGGCTACTCTGTGGTCTTTGGAAGCCGAAACCCTGGGCTATCTGGTCTGCACCCCAAAGGAATTGAAGTCTTGAGCTATGCAGAAGCTGCCCGGAGGTCTGATCTTATAATTGTAGCAGTCCACAGAGAACATTACAATTTTCTTACAGAGTTAGCAGAGGaactaaatggaaaaacattggtGGACGTCAGCAACAACCTTAAAATTAATCAATATCCTGAATCCAATGCAGAATATCTTGCGGAACTGGTCCCAGGAGCCAAAATTGTGAAAGCATTTAACACAATCTCAGCCTGGGCTCTCCAATCAGGCACCCTGGATGCAAGCAGGCAG GTATTTGTCTGTGGAGATGACAAGGAAGCTAAGCAGCGAGTGATGGATATTGGCTGTACCCTTGGTCTTACTCCAATGGATCAAGGATCTCTCAAGGTGGCCAAAGAGATTGAAAACTACCCCCTGCAGCTCTTTCCAATGTGGAAGTTCCCTCTATACCTCTCTGCTGCCTtatgtattttctattttgtttactGTATGTTAAGAGAAGTCATCTATCCCTACattcatgaaaagaaagacaacacATTCTTCTTGGCCATCTCTATTCCAAATCGTATGTGCCCAGGTGTGGCTCTCAATCTTCTTGCCTTGGTTTACCTTCCTGGGATTATTGCTGCCATCCTGCAGCTATATCGAGGTACCAAATATAGCCGTTTCCCAAACTGGCTTGACCACTGGATGCTTTGCAGAAAACAACTTGGACTTGTGGCGTTGGCCTTTGCCTTCCTCCACGTCATGTACACACTTGTGATCCCCATTCGCCATTACGTGAGATGGAAGTGGAGCAACAGTGTGATTAGTCAG atAAAAACCAATAAGACCAATCCTTTTAACGTGACCAATGCCTGGCTCAGTGATTCTTACCTAGCCCTGGGCAtactgggattttttttatttgtccttttgGGAATCACTTCCTTGCCATCAGTCAGCAACACGGTCAACTGGAGAGAGTTTCGATTCATCCAG ttgccaaaaactggaagtcaaggggatgcccatcaattggggaacggctga
- the STEAP4 gene encoding metalloreductase STEAP4 isoform X3, protein MEKPFLKETSFAMKMSSSHNQETVCVFGTGDFGKSLGNKMFQCGYSVVFGSRNPGLSGLHPKGIEVLSYAEAARRSDLIIVAVHREHYNFLTELAEELNGKTLVDVSNNLKINQYPESNAEYLAELVPGAKIVKAFNTISAWALQSGTLDASRQVFVCGDDKEAKQRVMDIGCTLGLTPMDQGSLKVAKEIENYPLQLFPMWKFPLYLSAALCIFYFVYCMLREVIYPYIHEKKDNTFFLAISIPNRMCPGVALNLLALVYLPGIIAAILQLYRGTKYSRFPNWLDHWMLCRKQLGLVALAFAFLHVMYTLVIPIRHYVRWKWSNSVISQIKTNKTNPFNVTNAWLSDSYLALGILGFFLFVLLGITSLPSVSNTVNWREFRFIQK, encoded by the exons ATGGAGAAACCCTTTTTAAAGGAGACTTCTTTTGCCATGAAAATGAGCTCTTCCCATAATCAAGAGACAGTGTGTGTGTTTGGAACGGGAGACTTTGGAAAATCACTAGGCAATAAGATGTTCCAGTGTGGCTACTCTGTGGTCTTTGGAAGCCGAAACCCTGGGCTATCTGGTCTGCACCCCAAAGGAATTGAAGTCTTGAGCTATGCAGAAGCTGCCCGGAGGTCTGATCTTATAATTGTAGCAGTCCACAGAGAACATTACAATTTTCTTACAGAGTTAGCAGAGGaactaaatggaaaaacattggtGGACGTCAGCAACAACCTTAAAATTAATCAATATCCTGAATCCAATGCAGAATATCTTGCGGAACTGGTCCCAGGAGCCAAAATTGTGAAAGCATTTAACACAATCTCAGCCTGGGCTCTCCAATCAGGCACCCTGGATGCAAGCAGGCAG GTATTTGTCTGTGGAGATGACAAGGAAGCTAAGCAGCGAGTGATGGATATTGGCTGTACCCTTGGTCTTACTCCAATGGATCAAGGATCTCTCAAGGTGGCCAAAGAGATTGAAAACTACCCCCTGCAGCTCTTTCCAATGTGGAAGTTCCCTCTATACCTCTCTGCTGCCTtatgtattttctattttgtttactGTATGTTAAGAGAAGTCATCTATCCCTACattcatgaaaagaaagacaacacATTCTTCTTGGCCATCTCTATTCCAAATCGTATGTGCCCAGGTGTGGCTCTCAATCTTCTTGCCTTGGTTTACCTTCCTGGGATTATTGCTGCCATCCTGCAGCTATATCGAGGTACCAAATATAGCCGTTTCCCAAACTGGCTTGACCACTGGATGCTTTGCAGAAAACAACTTGGACTTGTGGCGTTGGCCTTTGCCTTCCTCCACGTCATGTACACACTTGTGATCCCCATTCGCCATTACGTGAGATGGAAGTGGAGCAACAGTGTGATTAGTCAG atAAAAACCAATAAGACCAATCCTTTTAACGTGACCAATGCCTGGCTCAGTGATTCTTACCTAGCCCTGGGCAtactgggattttttttatttgtccttttgGGAATCACTTCCTTGCCATCAGTCAGCAACACGGTCAACTGGAGAGAGTTTCGATTCATCCAG aaatga
- the STEAP4 gene encoding metalloreductase STEAP4 isoform X1: protein MEKPFLKETSFAMKMSSSHNQETVCVFGTGDFGKSLGNKMFQCGYSVVFGSRNPGLSGLHPKGIEVLSYAEAARRSDLIIVAVHREHYNFLTELAEELNGKTLVDVSNNLKINQYPESNAEYLAELVPGAKIVKAFNTISAWALQSGTLDASRQVFVCGDDKEAKQRVMDIGCTLGLTPMDQGSLKVAKEIENYPLQLFPMWKFPLYLSAALCIFYFVYCMLREVIYPYIHEKKDNTFFLAISIPNRMCPGVALNLLALVYLPGIIAAILQLYRGTKYSRFPNWLDHWMLCRKQLGLVALAFAFLHVMYTLVIPIRHYVRWKWSNSVISQIKTNKTNPFNVTNAWLSDSYLALGILGFFLFVLLGITSLPSVSNTVNWREFRFIQSKLGYLTLILCTAHTLMFGGKRFLSPSILRWYLPSIYVLSLIIPCMVLVLKFILLMPCFNQPLTRIRQGWERNLKGSKKAQLGNGNTGV, encoded by the exons ATGGAGAAACCCTTTTTAAAGGAGACTTCTTTTGCCATGAAAATGAGCTCTTCCCATAATCAAGAGACAGTGTGTGTGTTTGGAACGGGAGACTTTGGAAAATCACTAGGCAATAAGATGTTCCAGTGTGGCTACTCTGTGGTCTTTGGAAGCCGAAACCCTGGGCTATCTGGTCTGCACCCCAAAGGAATTGAAGTCTTGAGCTATGCAGAAGCTGCCCGGAGGTCTGATCTTATAATTGTAGCAGTCCACAGAGAACATTACAATTTTCTTACAGAGTTAGCAGAGGaactaaatggaaaaacattggtGGACGTCAGCAACAACCTTAAAATTAATCAATATCCTGAATCCAATGCAGAATATCTTGCGGAACTGGTCCCAGGAGCCAAAATTGTGAAAGCATTTAACACAATCTCAGCCTGGGCTCTCCAATCAGGCACCCTGGATGCAAGCAGGCAG GTATTTGTCTGTGGAGATGACAAGGAAGCTAAGCAGCGAGTGATGGATATTGGCTGTACCCTTGGTCTTACTCCAATGGATCAAGGATCTCTCAAGGTGGCCAAAGAGATTGAAAACTACCCCCTGCAGCTCTTTCCAATGTGGAAGTTCCCTCTATACCTCTCTGCTGCCTtatgtattttctattttgtttactGTATGTTAAGAGAAGTCATCTATCCCTACattcatgaaaagaaagacaacacATTCTTCTTGGCCATCTCTATTCCAAATCGTATGTGCCCAGGTGTGGCTCTCAATCTTCTTGCCTTGGTTTACCTTCCTGGGATTATTGCTGCCATCCTGCAGCTATATCGAGGTACCAAATATAGCCGTTTCCCAAACTGGCTTGACCACTGGATGCTTTGCAGAAAACAACTTGGACTTGTGGCGTTGGCCTTTGCCTTCCTCCACGTCATGTACACACTTGTGATCCCCATTCGCCATTACGTGAGATGGAAGTGGAGCAACAGTGTGATTAGTCAG atAAAAACCAATAAGACCAATCCTTTTAACGTGACCAATGCCTGGCTCAGTGATTCTTACCTAGCCCTGGGCAtactgggattttttttatttgtccttttgGGAATCACTTCCTTGCCATCAGTCAGCAACACGGTCAACTGGAGAGAGTTTCGATTCATCCAG TCCAAACTCGGTTACCTGACACTGATCTTATGTACAGCTCACACGCTTATGTTTGGTGGAAAGAGATTCCTCAGCCCTTCCATTCTCAGATGGTATCTCCCTTCAATCTATGTGCTAAGTCTCATCATCCCCTGTATGGTGTTGGTCCTGAAGTTCATCCTGCTAATGCCCTGCTTCAATCAGCCACTTACACGGATCCGGCAAGGTTGGGAAAGAAATCTGAAAGGCTCTAAAAAGGCCCAGTTAGGAAACGGCAACACTGGGGTGTGA